Proteins from a single region of Sandaracinaceae bacterium:
- a CDS encoding efflux RND transporter permease subunit, with translation MSIPSFSVRQPVLVNLVAIFSLVLGYMVLRDMTRESIPAVPTGWCQIITLVPGASAEEVEQLVTVPLESAAGDVDNIEQMFSTSREGLSSIFIQFEPSVEDVGRAVIEVSNQTSRVVLPDIAEEPLIREFKVTVPTLALAIRGAVPERVLREVALDLVRDLREIDGIAEVGEFGVREREVRVEVDPDRTSALGVPITAVADALETRAFNIPAGTIESPTDTRLVRGMTRVVRADDIANVVVRPDPLGGAVHVGDLADVIEGFADPRISGRVNGEPATVLMLRKDAVSDSLAISRDVRAWIAEVTPSLPTGVSIQIFGDAAPEVARSLDTLYGNAATGLLLVIGLLWFFVGGRNATMAALGVPVALAGAVIGMQLMGITINVISLLALILCLGVVVDDAIIIIENIYRHMEEGMPRREAAVRGTMEVFWPVVASTATTCAAFLPLLLMTGVLGEFFSIIPKVVIVSLLASLVEAMLVLPSHMADFARIPLKRKAEDEAAATRPETRWERLGRRTNTLYRAGLEGALRFRWPVILASYALTVGLVVLAAKTKDVVLFTDGDVDMFDVRLELPTSATREQTDAVVHEVERRLLAMNSPDIEATVAVRGITRNAMGVVNGDNVGMVTAYMKPAEQRTGPQAGRELLSRANRLFDDLVGPSNMEIVEHRPGPPRGAPVAVRVFGEDLDQLVELNDAVQGELQQVHGITTMQDNWELGRPELQVVVDEERAALHMLTAPMVTGWLARAFGTTSVATAREGRDEVKIYVRIAESVRQDPSRLEGLEVPTPTGALVALRELADVREARGPQLIQRHDQQRMVATYAQIDEAATTSQEVNRQLQARLAPLMAANPDVQIEYGGQYEETSESLDSLMKSFVVAILLIYTILATIFRSFGQPLIVMAAIPLSFIGVTVGFFATNSPIGMISLIGVVGLAGIVVNDSLVLVDFINERRRDGLPLHEAVVTAAMLRLRPIFLTTITTVAGLFPLAMSGAASPLLSPMANAICWGLSFATILTLVLIPCLYYAFDDLARIGSRIGGPFARWFTDPGGAIDEEREQPQA, from the coding sequence GTGAGCATCCCGAGCTTCTCGGTCCGCCAGCCGGTGCTGGTCAACTTGGTCGCCATCTTCAGCCTCGTGCTGGGCTACATGGTGCTGCGCGACATGACGCGCGAGTCCATCCCCGCCGTGCCCACCGGCTGGTGCCAGATCATCACGCTCGTTCCAGGTGCGTCGGCCGAGGAGGTGGAGCAGCTGGTGACGGTCCCGCTCGAGTCCGCCGCGGGTGACGTCGACAACATCGAGCAGATGTTCAGCACCTCGCGCGAAGGTCTCTCTTCCATCTTCATCCAGTTCGAGCCTTCGGTCGAAGACGTCGGGCGCGCGGTGATCGAGGTCAGCAACCAGACCAGCCGCGTGGTGCTGCCTGACATCGCGGAGGAGCCGCTCATCCGCGAGTTCAAGGTCACCGTGCCCACGCTCGCGTTGGCCATCCGTGGCGCGGTGCCCGAGCGCGTGCTGCGCGAGGTGGCCCTCGACCTGGTGCGGGACCTGCGCGAGATCGACGGCATCGCCGAGGTCGGCGAGTTCGGCGTGCGCGAGCGCGAGGTGCGCGTGGAGGTGGACCCCGATCGCACGTCCGCGCTCGGGGTGCCCATCACCGCGGTGGCCGACGCGCTCGAGACGCGCGCCTTCAACATCCCGGCGGGGACGATCGAGAGTCCGACGGACACGCGCCTGGTGCGCGGCATGACCCGCGTCGTGCGCGCCGACGACATCGCCAACGTGGTGGTGCGCCCGGACCCCCTGGGCGGCGCCGTCCACGTGGGTGACCTGGCCGACGTGATCGAGGGCTTTGCGGACCCACGCATCAGCGGGCGCGTGAACGGCGAGCCCGCCACCGTCCTGATGCTGCGCAAAGATGCCGTGTCGGACAGCCTCGCCATCAGCCGCGACGTGCGCGCGTGGATCGCCGAGGTCACTCCGTCCCTCCCCACGGGCGTCTCCATCCAGATCTTCGGCGACGCGGCGCCCGAGGTGGCGCGCTCGCTCGACACCCTCTATGGCAACGCCGCCACCGGCTTGCTGCTGGTGATCGGGCTGCTGTGGTTCTTCGTGGGCGGACGCAACGCCACCATGGCCGCGCTGGGCGTGCCGGTCGCGCTCGCAGGCGCGGTGATCGGCATGCAGCTGATGGGCATCACCATCAACGTCATCTCCCTGTTGGCGCTGATCCTGTGCCTGGGCGTGGTCGTGGACGACGCCATCATCATCATCGAGAACATCTACCGACACATGGAGGAGGGCATGCCGCGCCGTGAGGCGGCGGTGCGCGGCACGATGGAGGTCTTCTGGCCTGTCGTCGCGTCCACCGCAACGACGTGCGCCGCGTTCCTGCCGCTGCTGCTGATGACCGGCGTGTTGGGCGAATTCTTCTCGATCATCCCCAAGGTCGTGATCGTCTCGCTGCTCGCGTCGCTGGTGGAGGCCATGCTGGTCTTGCCCAGCCACATGGCCGACTTCGCGCGCATCCCCCTCAAGCGCAAGGCCGAAGACGAAGCGGCGGCGACCCGCCCCGAGACTCGCTGGGAGCGCCTGGGGCGGCGGACGAACACGCTATACCGCGCTGGGCTCGAAGGCGCGCTGCGTTTCCGCTGGCCAGTCATCCTGGCGTCCTATGCGCTGACCGTCGGGCTCGTCGTGCTGGCCGCCAAGACCAAGGACGTGGTGCTCTTCACCGATGGAGACGTCGACATGTTCGACGTGCGCCTGGAGCTGCCCACCTCGGCGACACGCGAGCAGACCGACGCCGTCGTGCACGAGGTGGAGCGACGTCTGCTGGCGATGAACAGCCCCGACATCGAGGCTACCGTGGCGGTGAGGGGCATCACGCGCAACGCCATGGGCGTGGTCAACGGGGACAACGTCGGCATGGTGACGGCCTACATGAAGCCCGCCGAGCAGCGCACCGGCCCCCAAGCAGGACGTGAGCTGTTGTCGCGTGCCAACCGCTTGTTCGACGACCTCGTGGGTCCGTCGAACATGGAGATCGTCGAACACCGGCCAGGGCCTCCGCGCGGCGCGCCGGTCGCCGTGCGCGTCTTCGGCGAAGACCTCGACCAGCTGGTGGAGCTCAACGACGCAGTACAAGGTGAGCTGCAGCAGGTCCACGGCATCACCACCATGCAGGACAACTGGGAGCTGGGCCGCCCCGAGCTGCAGGTGGTCGTCGACGAGGAGCGGGCCGCCTTGCACATGCTCACGGCGCCCATGGTCACAGGCTGGCTCGCGCGGGCGTTCGGCACCACGTCCGTCGCGACCGCGCGTGAGGGCCGGGACGAAGTGAAGATCTACGTGCGCATCGCGGAGTCGGTGCGCCAGGACCCGTCGCGCCTCGAGGGGCTCGAGGTGCCCACGCCTACGGGTGCGCTAGTCGCCCTACGTGAGCTCGCGGACGTGCGTGAAGCCCGCGGCCCCCAGCTCATCCAGCGCCACGATCAGCAACGCATGGTGGCCACATACGCCCAGATCGACGAGGCGGCGACCACCTCGCAGGAGGTGAATCGTCAGCTGCAAGCGCGCCTCGCGCCGCTGATGGCGGCAAACCCGGACGTTCAGATCGAGTACGGCGGTCAGTACGAGGAGACTTCGGAGAGCCTCGACTCGCTCATGAAGTCGTTCGTCGTCGCGATCCTGCTCATCTACACGATCCTCGCCACGATCTTCCGCAGCTTCGGGCAGCCCTTGATCGTCATGGCGGCCATCCCCCTCTCGTTCATCGGTGTGACCGTCGGCTTCTTCGCCACCAACTCTCCCATCGGCATGATCTCGCTCATCGGGGTGGTCGGGCTCGCGGGCATCGTCGTGAACGACTCGTTGGTGCTGGTGGACTTCATCAACGAACGCCGGCGCGACGGCCTGCCCCTGCACGAGGCGGTGGTGACCGCGGCGATGCTGCGCCTGCGGCCCATCTTCCTGACCACCATCACCACGGTGGCGGGTCTGTTCCCGCTCGCGATGAGCGGCGCAGCGTCGCCCCTGCTCTCGCCCATGGCGAACGCCATCTGCTGGGGCCTGTCGTTCGCCACCATCCTCACGCTGGTCTTGATCCCTTGCCTGTACTACGCGTTCGACGACCTGGCCCGCATCGGCTCGCGCATCGGTGGACCGTTCGCGCGGTGGTTCACGGACCCGGGCGGGGCCATCGACGAGGAGCGCGAGCAGCCGCAGGCGTGA
- a CDS encoding efflux RND transporter periplasmic adaptor subunit produces the protein MTQRGCALLCVLWAAGCEPEVPEAETPPPPPVHVRAVESVLETPTTAGTAEIRGQRTATLRAEAPGRVIAVTAERGQRVAPGDVLVRLDTGRTAAAVSAANAGIEQAEANLAQMTRERDLAERLAAQGGLAAQQLDRARDAVRLAEAAVAQAQAQHRLTRRGLTEAVLRAPFAGTIVERVVEEGEFVAPGAPMLMLVDTEHLEARVLLDPREALDVQPGAEARVTVFARGGEVFQGRVLRTSEVIDSRTRRLPVDVEVLDPEGRLRPGLMARVDVTTGPAVPALAVPAGAVFERFGRDHVYVVSDGTAQRRPVVVAARARGQAVLESGVTAGDQVIVAGLERVVPDGAVNVVPAEQASAQSTTARSPHEGDVEPGAP, from the coding sequence ATGACCCAAAGAGGCTGCGCGCTGCTGTGCGTGCTGTGGGCGGCGGGCTGCGAGCCCGAGGTGCCCGAGGCCGAGACCCCACCGCCTCCTCCAGTGCATGTGCGCGCCGTCGAGAGCGTCCTCGAGACCCCCACTACGGCGGGCACCGCCGAGATCCGCGGCCAACGCACCGCGACGTTGCGCGCCGAGGCGCCGGGGCGCGTGATCGCCGTCACGGCGGAGCGCGGGCAGCGCGTCGCTCCAGGCGACGTCCTGGTGCGCCTGGACACAGGGCGCACGGCCGCCGCGGTGAGCGCCGCGAACGCAGGCATCGAGCAGGCGGAGGCCAACCTGGCGCAGATGACCCGCGAGCGTGACTTGGCCGAGCGCCTGGCTGCGCAGGGCGGGCTGGCCGCGCAACAGCTCGACCGCGCTCGTGACGCCGTGCGGCTGGCGGAGGCGGCCGTTGCCCAGGCCCAGGCCCAGCACCGGCTCACGCGGCGCGGGCTGACCGAAGCCGTGCTTCGCGCTCCTTTCGCGGGCACCATCGTCGAGCGCGTGGTCGAGGAGGGCGAGTTCGTCGCCCCGGGCGCGCCCATGCTCATGCTGGTAGACACGGAGCACTTGGAAGCCCGCGTGCTGCTGGACCCCCGTGAAGCGCTCGATGTCCAGCCCGGCGCGGAGGCCCGCGTGACCGTGTTCGCGCGCGGGGGCGAGGTGTTCCAGGGGCGCGTCCTGCGCACGTCCGAGGTGATCGACTCGCGCACGCGTCGCTTGCCGGTGGACGTCGAGGTGCTCGACCCCGAAGGGCGCCTGCGCCCCGGGCTGATGGCGCGCGTGGACGTCACCACGGGTCCTGCGGTGCCCGCGCTAGCGGTCCCAGCCGGGGCGGTGTTCGAGCGCTTCGGGCGAGATCACGTCTACGTCGTGAGCGACGGAACGGCTCAGCGGCGCCCTGTGGTCGTCGCGGCGCGCGCGCGGGGTCAAGCGGTGTTGGAGTCCGGGGTGACCGCGGGAGACCAGGTCATCGTGGCGGGCCTCGAGCGTGTGGTCCCCGACGGGGCGGTCAACGTGGTGCCCGCGGAGCAAGCGAGCGCCCAGAGCACCACGGCGCGCAGCCCACACGAGGGCGACGTGGAGCCCGGCGCCCCGTGA
- a CDS encoding inositol monophosphatase: MDHDDISRAMSVAAAAATAVSPYLLEGFRAATEVQLKGPIDLVTAYDVGAEARLREALSAALPYRIVGEESGTSGDPGSGAVWYVDPIDGTTNFAHGHPFFCVSIGLYDDDGVSLAGVIHAPALGVTWVGGRGHGVSRNGIAVGVSARATLNEALCATGFPYDRREADDDNLREFGAVLKRVRGIRRCGSAALDLALVADGTYDAYWEQGLAVWDMAAGAALVEAAGGRLSDYDGGPADVRQGRVVASNGRVHDALVAVLMEARSGR; encoded by the coding sequence ATGGACCACGACGACATCTCCCGCGCCATGAGCGTCGCCGCCGCCGCGGCGACCGCGGTGAGCCCCTACCTGCTCGAGGGCTTTCGTGCCGCGACCGAGGTGCAGCTGAAGGGTCCCATCGATTTGGTCACCGCGTACGACGTGGGCGCCGAGGCTCGGCTGCGCGAAGCCCTGAGCGCTGCGCTCCCTTACCGCATCGTCGGCGAGGAGAGCGGGACCAGCGGGGACCCCGGCTCGGGCGCCGTGTGGTACGTGGACCCCATCGACGGAACCACGAACTTCGCCCATGGCCACCCGTTCTTCTGCGTCAGCATCGGGCTCTACGACGACGACGGCGTGTCGCTGGCGGGCGTGATCCACGCACCGGCGCTGGGCGTGACGTGGGTGGGGGGGCGCGGTCATGGGGTGAGCCGCAATGGGATCGCCGTGGGCGTCTCTGCGCGCGCGACGCTGAACGAGGCGCTGTGTGCCACGGGCTTCCCCTACGACCGGCGCGAGGCCGACGACGACAACCTGCGCGAGTTCGGCGCCGTGCTGAAGCGAGTGCGGGGCATCCGGCGGTGCGGCTCGGCCGCGCTCGACCTCGCGTTGGTGGCGGACGGCACCTACGACGCGTACTGGGAGCAGGGCCTGGCCGTGTGGGACATGGCCGCGGGGGCGGCGCTGGTGGAGGCGGCGGGGGGCAGGCTGAGCGACTACGACGGCGGGCCAGCGGACGTACGCCAGGGGCGGGTGGTCGCGAGCAACGGGCGCGTCCACGACGCGCTGGTGGCCGTGCTGATGGAGGCGCGCAGCGGACGATGA
- a CDS encoding serine/threonine protein kinase — protein sequence MYRVGSCIGVGGTGIVFEAVRERDGAMLVVKTLRPKFAHNADLIARLKREAEVAQTVFHPGIVPVLDHGLLSDGSPFLVLKRLYGESLSRLQRRLGPLPVSETAVIAMRVASILHAVHQAGYVHRDIKPEHIVLDRSRYGELEVALLDFGVCASATAPREERERERGRVYGTPTYVSPEQACGNPDVNAGADLFGLGVTLFELLSGEVPFRASDVTQLLRRIIKEDAPRVSLRAHHAGGAMDEVVAKLLQRDPRARFPSARALARALTPLVIDRIAAERRLANALQVGVGTQEGKITLQESVAA from the coding sequence ATGTACCGGGTTGGCAGCTGCATTGGGGTGGGCGGCACGGGCATCGTCTTCGAGGCTGTGCGCGAGCGCGACGGGGCCATGCTGGTGGTGAAGACCCTGCGCCCGAAATTCGCGCACAACGCGGATCTCATTGCGCGACTCAAGCGAGAAGCGGAGGTCGCTCAGACGGTCTTTCATCCGGGTATCGTCCCGGTTTTGGACCACGGTCTCTTGTCGGATGGCTCGCCGTTCCTCGTGTTGAAGCGGCTCTACGGCGAGAGCCTGTCGCGCCTGCAGCGGCGCCTCGGTCCCCTTCCGGTGAGCGAGACGGCGGTCATCGCCATGCGCGTCGCGTCCATCCTGCACGCCGTGCATCAGGCCGGCTACGTGCACCGGGACATCAAGCCCGAGCACATCGTGCTCGACCGCAGCCGCTACGGTGAGCTGGAGGTCGCGCTGCTGGACTTCGGGGTGTGCGCCTCGGCCACGGCTCCGCGTGAAGAGCGCGAGCGTGAGCGCGGGCGCGTGTACGGCACGCCCACCTACGTCTCCCCCGAGCAGGCGTGCGGCAACCCCGACGTGAACGCGGGCGCCGACCTCTTCGGGCTGGGCGTGACGTTGTTCGAGCTGCTGAGTGGGGAGGTCCCCTTCCGCGCCTCGGACGTGACGCAGCTGCTGCGCCGCATCATCAAGGAGGACGCGCCGCGTGTCTCCCTGCGGGCGCATCACGCCGGGGGTGCGATGGACGAGGTGGTCGCCAAGCTGCTGCAGCGCGACCCGCGCGCCCGCTTCCCCAGCGCGCGCGCGCTCGCCCGGGCGCTCACACCGCTGGTGATCGATCGTATCGCCGCCGAGCGTAGGCTCGCGAACGCGCTGCAGGTCGGCGTGGGCACGCAGGAGGGCAAGATCACCCTCCAAGAGTCGGTCGCGGCCTGA
- the dapE gene encoding succinyl-diaminopimelate desuccinylase produces MSLDTALRDTLLDLCRIESVIGNEEALCDHVEARLLKTLPREAVTRFHHSLIVRANTRPGCPKVALVGHLDTVDTVHEGPPRVEGDRIYGCGSADMKSGLAIMLEAVERLPLDTLPYELTLIFYEREEGPFADNRLGPILETYTELHALDLAICLEPSDNEVQLGCLGSVHATLTFRGRTAHSARPWQGENAFYKAAPVLAELGAREPRVVDIDGHGFREVITPTLMSGGRGRNVVPDELTVNVNFRFAPGRTPEDAVRELRELVADRCEVTPTDLSPSGRPHATNALVKHLGTCGVAAVKTKQAWTDVARFDAIGVPGVNFGPGNSAEAHQKNESTSWRLMVEGYAMFERFLTTAA; encoded by the coding sequence ATGTCCCTCGACACCGCCCTGCGAGACACCCTGCTCGACCTCTGCCGCATCGAGAGCGTGATCGGCAACGAAGAGGCCCTCTGCGATCACGTCGAGGCCCGGTTGCTGAAGACGCTCCCGCGCGAGGCCGTCACGCGCTTCCATCACAGCCTGATCGTGCGCGCCAACACCCGGCCCGGCTGCCCGAAGGTGGCGTTGGTGGGGCACCTGGACACCGTCGACACCGTGCACGAGGGTCCGCCGCGCGTGGAGGGCGACCGCATCTACGGCTGTGGTTCGGCCGACATGAAGTCGGGGCTGGCCATCATGCTCGAGGCCGTCGAGCGGCTGCCGCTCGACACGCTGCCCTACGAGCTGACGCTGATCTTCTACGAGCGCGAGGAGGGGCCGTTCGCGGACAACCGCCTCGGACCCATCCTCGAGACGTACACCGAGCTGCACGCCCTCGACCTCGCCATCTGCCTCGAGCCGAGCGACAACGAAGTGCAGCTGGGCTGCCTGGGCTCGGTGCACGCGACCTTGACGTTCCGCGGGCGGACGGCCCACAGCGCGCGCCCCTGGCAGGGCGAAAACGCGTTCTACAAAGCCGCTCCGGTGTTGGCGGAGCTGGGCGCGCGCGAGCCGCGCGTGGTGGACATCGACGGGCACGGGTTTCGCGAGGTCATCACGCCCACGCTGATGAGCGGCGGGCGCGGGCGCAACGTGGTGCCCGACGAGCTCACCGTGAACGTGAACTTCCGCTTCGCGCCGGGCCGCACCCCCGAGGACGCCGTGCGCGAGCTGCGCGAGCTGGTCGCCGACCGCTGTGAGGTCACGCCGACCGACCTGTCTCCCAGCGGTCGCCCGCACGCCACCAACGCGTTGGTGAAGCACTTGGGCACATGCGGCGTTGCGGCCGTGAAGACCAAGCAGGCGTGGACCGACGTGGCGCGCTTCGACGCCATCGGCGTGCCGGGCGTGAACTTCGGCCCGGGCAACTCGGCCGAGGCGCACCAGAAGAACGAGTCCACCTCGTGGCGCCTGATGGTGGAGGGCTACGCGATGTTCGAGCGCTTCCTCACCACCGCCGCCTGA
- a CDS encoding iron-regulated protein, producing the protein MTRTHLSALAALVSVSTAATLAQPGCSDGGGSFVWPEETPDAVATYAQIVEATYADTVAEAQLLDTALTAFVAAPTPLTLEAAREAWLASREPYLQSEVFRFYDGPIDNAEDGPEGLINAWPLDENYIDYVEGDPTAGIINGTETIDAPTLTSLNEEGGEKNIATGYHAIEFLLWGQDQSTTGPGDRSSDDYLVGSAATNQARRAQYLTVVGDLLVLHLRQVRDAWAPTASYRVAFEGDPEGSFANILTGMIILSGFETGGERLQPAIDSGDQEDEHSCFSDNTHRDMVQDVRGVSNVWHGRYTRVNGTTVSGTGVRDIVAAVDAELAAELDTRIAMSLSLAEALMPPFDQEIVPGAPGNARVVALIQSLREQERLLSEVFETFQLSVPVPE; encoded by the coding sequence ATGACCCGCACCCACCTCTCGGCCCTCGCGGCCCTCGTCTCCGTCTCCACTGCTGCCACCCTCGCCCAGCCTGGCTGCAGCGATGGCGGAGGCTCGTTCGTCTGGCCGGAAGAGACCCCCGACGCCGTCGCGACCTACGCCCAGATCGTCGAGGCCACCTACGCGGACACGGTCGCCGAGGCGCAGCTGCTCGACACCGCGCTCACCGCGTTCGTGGCGGCGCCCACGCCGCTGACCCTCGAGGCCGCGCGTGAGGCCTGGCTGGCCAGCCGCGAGCCCTACCTGCAGAGCGAGGTCTTCCGCTTCTACGACGGCCCCATCGACAACGCCGAGGATGGCCCCGAGGGGCTCATCAACGCGTGGCCACTGGACGAGAACTACATCGACTACGTCGAGGGAGACCCCACGGCGGGCATCATCAACGGCACCGAGACCATCGACGCGCCGACGCTCACCAGCCTCAACGAAGAGGGCGGCGAGAAGAACATCGCCACCGGGTACCACGCCATCGAGTTCCTCCTGTGGGGCCAGGACCAGAGCACCACGGGGCCCGGCGACCGCTCGTCCGACGACTACCTGGTCGGCAGTGCGGCCACCAACCAGGCGCGCCGCGCGCAGTACCTGACTGTCGTCGGAGACCTGCTGGTGCTGCACCTGAGGCAGGTCCGTGACGCGTGGGCGCCCACGGCCTCGTACCGCGTCGCGTTCGAGGGTGACCCCGAGGGCTCCTTCGCCAACATCCTGACCGGGATGATCATCCTCTCGGGCTTCGAGACCGGCGGCGAGCGCCTCCAGCCGGCCATCGACAGCGGCGACCAAGAGGACGAGCACTCGTGCTTCTCGGACAACACGCACCGCGACATGGTGCAGGACGTGCGCGGCGTCTCGAACGTCTGGCACGGCCGGTACACGCGCGTGAACGGCACGACCGTCAGTGGCACGGGCGTGCGCGACATCGTCGCGGCAGTGGACGCGGAGCTCGCCGCCGAGCTCGACACGCGCATCGCCATGAGCCTCAGCCTGGCCGAGGCCCTGATGCCGCCCTTCGACCAGGAGATCGTGCCTGGCGCGCCCGGCAACGCCCGCGTGGTGGCGCTCATCCAGAGCTTGCGGGAGCAGGAGCGCCTGCTATCCGAGGTCTTCGAGACGTTCCAGTTGAGCGTGCCCGTTCCGGAGTGA
- a CDS encoding thiol oxidoreductase, protein MTRLSELPRRLRFACVLLLLTACGDDGGRLDPSEWYPGGATTNTLLLGPNAFSLPARNLTAEHDQAFFSGNSFFNQAWVEAPASTTARDGLGPLFNARSCSGCHFRDGKAEPPVDGQGPFVGLLLRLSVDGPDGTRVPDPVYGGQLQDQALPGVPVEALASITFETVSGTYADGTGYTLERPIYQVGPGGYGAFGAGLRVSPRIAPHMIGLGLLEALPVARLEELEDPDDLDGDGISGRVQWLATATGMQPGRFGWKGDAPTVERQVAGAFAGDMGLTTRVVTSDDCTVGEPECVSAANGGEPEVSDLVFDQVVLYSRTLAVPARRAADDPTVRFGQRLFARLGCDGCHVPSHTTGMGALPELSDQRIWPYTDLLLHDMGDALADDVPVALASGREWKTPPLWGLGLVRGVGGHTRFLHDGRARSLEEAILWHGGEAEAAREAFTQLAADERDALIAFIEDL, encoded by the coding sequence ATGACCCGCCTGTCCGAGTTGCCGCGACGCCTCCGCTTCGCGTGCGTGTTGCTGCTGCTCACCGCGTGCGGCGACGACGGCGGGCGGCTCGACCCTAGCGAGTGGTACCCGGGTGGTGCCACCACCAACACGCTGCTGCTCGGCCCCAACGCGTTCTCGTTGCCTGCGCGCAACCTGACGGCCGAGCACGACCAAGCGTTCTTCAGCGGCAACAGCTTCTTCAACCAGGCGTGGGTCGAGGCGCCTGCCAGCACCACGGCGCGCGACGGCCTCGGCCCGCTCTTCAACGCGCGCTCGTGCTCGGGCTGTCACTTCCGCGACGGCAAGGCCGAGCCCCCTGTGGACGGACAAGGGCCGTTCGTGGGGCTCTTGCTGCGCCTCTCGGTCGATGGGCCAGACGGCACGCGGGTGCCCGATCCGGTGTACGGCGGACAGCTCCAGGACCAGGCGCTCCCGGGCGTGCCCGTGGAGGCGCTCGCGTCCATCACGTTCGAGACGGTGAGCGGCACGTACGCCGACGGCACGGGCTACACCCTCGAGAGGCCCATCTACCAGGTGGGCCCGGGCGGATACGGCGCATTCGGCGCGGGGCTGCGTGTGTCGCCGCGCATCGCGCCGCACATGATCGGCCTCGGGCTGCTGGAGGCGCTGCCAGTCGCGCGCCTCGAGGAGCTGGAGGACCCCGACGACCTCGACGGGGACGGCATCTCGGGTCGCGTGCAGTGGCTGGCGACGGCGACGGGCATGCAGCCGGGGCGCTTCGGCTGGAAGGGCGATGCGCCCACCGTGGAGCGTCAGGTCGCGGGCGCGTTCGCGGGCGACATGGGGCTCACCACGCGCGTGGTCACGAGCGACGACTGCACGGTCGGTGAGCCCGAGTGCGTCTCCGCCGCGAACGGCGGCGAGCCCGAGGTGAGCGACCTGGTGTTCGACCAAGTGGTGCTCTACTCGCGCACCCTGGCCGTGCCCGCACGTCGCGCGGCGGACGACCCGACGGTGCGCTTCGGTCAGCGCTTGTTCGCGCGCCTCGGTTGCGACGGCTGCCACGTGCCCTCGCACACCACGGGCATGGGCGCGCTGCCGGAGCTCTCGGACCAGCGCATCTGGCCGTACACCGACCTGCTCCTGCACGACATGGGGGACGCGCTGGCGGACGACGTGCCCGTCGCGCTCGCCTCGGGTCGCGAGTGGAAGACCCCGCCGCTGTGGGGGCTCGGGCTGGTGCGCGGTGTCGGCGGTCACACGCGCTTCCTGCACGACGGCCGCGCGCGGTCGCTGGAAGAGGCCATCCTGTGGCATGGCGGCGAGGCCGAGGCGGCGCGCGAGGCGTTCACGCAGCTGGCAGCGGACGAGCGCGACGCGCTGATCGCCTTCATCGAGGACCTATGA
- a CDS encoding imelysin family protein, with amino-acid sequence MSHTRDKGVPRLRAVSLVTLVAALALWAGSCGDTSAPDRRPEVITALARDVAVGSYTELEVRSGTLLSEVEALCADPSDDTLQAARTAWWDARTPWKEAEVVKFGPVVEFPERFGPKLDSWPASLTAITELLTSDEGLTLADFALKGAYKRGLPVVEYLLYAQGDDTLTWLAADARRCEVLVGVTADVQANAGALRDAWLQLWQARLSDPTTDSADMWDTVQDVLDEWVNRMAFTVENIRSMKLGVPVGDTSGGVPMPENLESRYSGRSLRDARDALAGVARAWHGGDETQPGVAALLERKPALVERVSQLFVAADAALASVPEPLEPSLTDDRASIAAAQEALRLLQVALQTDVAQALGVTVTFNDNDGD; translated from the coding sequence ATGAGTCACACACGCGACAAAGGCGTCCCCCGCCTCCGGGCGGTGTCCCTCGTCACGCTCGTCGCCGCGCTCGCGCTGTGGGCGGGGTCGTGCGGTGACACCTCAGCGCCCGATCGCCGCCCCGAGGTCATCACGGCCCTCGCGCGTGACGTCGCCGTGGGGAGCTACACCGAGCTCGAGGTACGCTCGGGGACGCTGCTCAGCGAGGTCGAGGCCCTCTGCGCAGACCCTTCCGACGACACGCTGCAGGCGGCGCGCACCGCCTGGTGGGACGCGCGCACGCCCTGGAAGGAAGCCGAGGTGGTGAAATTCGGGCCCGTGGTCGAGTTCCCCGAGCGCTTCGGGCCCAAGCTGGACTCGTGGCCCGCGAGCCTCACGGCCATCACCGAGCTGCTCACCAGTGACGAGGGCCTGACGCTGGCCGACTTCGCGCTCAAGGGGGCGTACAAGCGGGGCCTGCCCGTGGTGGAGTACCTGCTCTACGCGCAGGGGGACGACACGCTCACGTGGCTCGCGGCCGACGCGCGGCGCTGCGAGGTGCTGGTGGGCGTGACAGCGGACGTGCAGGCCAACGCGGGTGCGCTGCGCGACGCGTGGCTGCAGCTGTGGCAGGCCCGCCTGAGCGACCCCACGACGGACAGCGCGGACATGTGGGACACGGTTCAGGACGTGCTGGACGAGTGGGTCAACCGCATGGCGTTCACCGTCGAGAACATCCGCTCCATGAAGCTGGGTGTCCCCGTGGGGGACACGTCGGGCGGGGTGCCCATGCCCGAGAACCTCGAGTCTCGCTACAGCGGGCGCTCGCTGCGTGACGCGCGGGACGCGCTCGCGGGGGTCGCGCGCGCCTGGCACGGTGGGGACGAGACCCAACCGGGCGTCGCGGCGCTGCTGGAGCGCAAGCCCGCCTTGGTGGAGCGCGTGTCCCAGCTCTTCGTCGCGGCCGACGCGGCGCTCGCTTCCGTGCCAGAGCCGCTCGAGCCCTCGCTGACGGACGACCGCGCGAGCATCGCAGCGGCCCAAGAGGCCCTGCGGTTGCTGCAGGTGGCGCTCCAGACCGACGTGGCGCAGGCGCTGGGCGTGACCGTCACGTTCAACGACAACGACGGGGACTGA